In Anopheles gambiae chromosome 2, idAnoGambNW_F1_1, whole genome shotgun sequence, a single window of DNA contains:
- the LOC1273079 gene encoding NADH dehydrogenase [ubiquinone] 1 subunit C2, whose translation MYGGKSPQELLSGSFTKSWLHDKWAPLVGSVFGFIGACYVNYGTGRPALSGIQKHIAAALAVGAVATMADKWRDAHFAEKDATFRHYIQLHPEDFPTPERKKYADVLEYWQPIR comes from the exons atgtacggCGGAAAATCACCCCAGGAGCTGCTTTCGGGCTCGTTCACGAAATCCTGGCTGCACGACAAGTGGGCCCCGCTGGTGGGTAGCGTGTTCGGATTCATCGGCGCTTGCTACGTCAACTATGGCACCGGCCGTCCAGCGCTCAGCG GCATTCAAAAGCACATCGCAGCCGCCCTAGCCGTCGGTGCCGTGGCCACCATGGCCGACAAGTGGCGTGATGCTCACTTTGCCGAGAAAGATGCCACCTTCCGCCACTACATTCAGCTGCATCCGGAAGATTTTCCTACCCCTG AGCGCAAAAAGTATGCCGATGTGCTGGAGTACTGGCAACCCATCCGTTAG